Proteins encoded within one genomic window of Sphingomonas cannabina:
- the rpoB gene encoding DNA-directed RNA polymerase subunit beta: MATKAIESGTVKRRIRKVFGDIHEVVQMPNLIEVQRESYEQFLRSDKATGHVSGLEKTLRSVFPIQDFAGTAYLDFDDYVLEDPKFDVEECRQRGITYAAPMRVTLRLTAFEVDPDTEAKSVIDIKEQDVYMGDMPLMTENGTFFINGTERVIVSQMHRSPGVLFDHDRGKTHASGKYLFAARVIPYRGSWLDFEFDAKDIVNVRIDRKRKLPVTTLLYALGLNSEDILNYFYNRVTYVRGPGGWQIPFAPENWRGAKPMFDIVDAKSGEVVFPAGQKISPRAANKAQKDGLETLLIPTEEIFGRYSAYDLINEQTGEIYIEAGDEVSAENLEKLDKAGIDRIELLDIDHVTTGPWIRNTLKADKAEEREQALSDIYRVMRPGEPPTLETAESLFAGLFFDPDRYDLSAVGRVKLNMRLDLDCPDTVTTLRTEDILAVVKTLVDLKDGKGEVDDIDNLGNRRVRSVGELLENQYRVGLLRMERAVKERMSSVDVSTVMPNDLINAKPAVAAVREFFGSSQLSQFMDQTNPLSEVTHKRRVSALGPGGLTRERAGFEVRDVHPTHYGRICPIETPEGPNIGLINSLASFSRVNKYGFIETPYRKVVDNKVTNEVVYLSAMEEAKHTIAQANAELDADGRFVEELVSARQAGEFLMALPEQITLMDVSPKQLVSVAASLIPFLENDDANRALMGSNMQRQAVPLVQAEAPFVGTGMEETVARDSGAAIAAKRDGVVDQVDASRIVIRATGDVEATESGVDIYTLMKFQRSNQSTCINQRPLVKVGDVVRAGDVIADGPSTEFGELALGRNALVAFMPWNGYNYEDSILISERIVKDDVFTSIHIDEFEVMARDTKLGPEDITRDIPNVGEEALRNLDEAGIVYIGAEVEPGDILVGKITPKGESPMTPEEKLLRAIFGEKASDVRDTSLRLPPGVSGTIVDVRVFNRHGIDKDERALAIEREEIERLRKDSDDERTILNRATWSRLKEMLLGQTATAAPKGIKKGSVIDEELLDSVDRHEWWKFAVQDDAVQANLEGVKGQYDEAVKRIKDKFEDRREKLERGDELPPGVLKMVKVFVAVKRKLQPGDKMAGRHGNKGVISRILPQEDMPFLEDGTPVDLVLNPLGVPSRMNVGQIFETHLGWAARNLGQQIHRALEDWREANPDAKGGEMPEAVKTRLLEVYGEHYADDIQRRDASQIVELAENLKTGVPLGTPVFDGAREKDVSDMLALAGLDTSGQSTLFDGRTGEAFDRKVTVGIIYMLKLHHLVDDKIHARSIGPYSLVTQQPLGGKAQFGGQRFGEMEVWALQAYGAAYTLQEMLTVKSDDVVGRTKVYEAIVKGDDTFEAGIPESFNVLVKEMRSLGLNVELKSLEDQSEGDGLAEAAE; this comes from the coding sequence ATGGCGACCAAGGCGATCGAGAGCGGCACTGTGAAGCGCCGCATCCGCAAGGTGTTCGGCGACATCCACGAAGTGGTGCAGATGCCGAACCTGATCGAGGTTCAGCGTGAGAGCTACGAGCAGTTCCTCCGCTCCGACAAGGCCACCGGCCATGTCTCGGGCCTGGAGAAGACGCTGCGCTCGGTCTTCCCGATCCAGGATTTCGCCGGCACCGCCTATCTCGACTTCGACGACTATGTGCTTGAGGACCCCAAGTTCGACGTCGAGGAATGCCGCCAGCGCGGCATCACCTATGCCGCGCCGATGCGCGTCACGCTGCGCCTGACCGCGTTCGAGGTCGATCCGGATACCGAGGCCAAGTCGGTCATCGATATCAAGGAGCAGGACGTCTACATGGGCGACATGCCGCTCATGACCGAGAACGGCACCTTCTTCATCAACGGCACCGAGCGCGTCATCGTCAGCCAGATGCACCGTTCGCCCGGCGTGCTGTTCGACCATGACCGCGGCAAGACCCACGCCTCGGGCAAGTACCTGTTCGCCGCGCGCGTGATCCCCTACCGCGGTTCGTGGCTCGACTTCGAGTTCGATGCCAAGGACATCGTCAACGTCCGCATCGACCGCAAGCGCAAGCTGCCGGTGACGACCCTCCTGTACGCCCTCGGCCTGAACAGTGAGGATATCCTCAACTATTTCTACAACCGCGTGACCTATGTCCGCGGTCCGGGCGGCTGGCAGATCCCGTTCGCGCCGGAGAACTGGCGCGGCGCCAAGCCGATGTTCGACATCGTCGACGCCAAGTCGGGCGAGGTCGTGTTCCCGGCCGGCCAGAAGATCAGCCCCCGCGCCGCCAACAAGGCGCAGAAGGACGGTCTGGAGACGCTGCTGATCCCGACCGAGGAGATCTTCGGCCGCTATTCCGCCTATGACCTGATCAACGAGCAGACCGGCGAGATCTACATCGAGGCGGGCGACGAAGTGTCGGCCGAGAACCTCGAGAAGCTCGACAAGGCGGGCATCGACCGCATCGAGCTGCTCGACATCGATCACGTCACCACCGGTCCGTGGATCCGCAACACGCTCAAGGCCGACAAGGCCGAGGAGCGCGAGCAGGCGCTGTCGGACATCTACCGCGTGATGCGCCCCGGCGAGCCGCCGACGCTGGAGACCGCGGAGTCGCTGTTCGCGGGGCTGTTCTTCGATCCCGACCGCTACGACCTGTCGGCGGTGGGCCGCGTCAAGCTCAACATGCGCCTCGACCTCGACTGCCCGGACACGGTGACGACGCTGCGCACCGAGGACATCCTGGCCGTCGTCAAGACGCTGGTCGACCTCAAGGACGGCAAGGGCGAGGTCGACGACATCGACAACCTCGGCAACCGCCGCGTGCGTTCGGTCGGCGAGCTGCTGGAGAACCAGTATCGCGTCGGCCTGCTGCGCATGGAGCGTGCGGTCAAGGAGCGCATGTCGTCGGTCGACGTGTCGACGGTGATGCCGAACGACCTGATCAACGCCAAGCCCGCGGTCGCCGCGGTGCGCGAGTTCTTCGGTTCGTCGCAGCTTTCGCAGTTCATGGACCAGACCAACCCGCTGTCCGAAGTGACGCACAAGCGTCGCGTCTCGGCGCTCGGGCCGGGCGGCCTCACCCGCGAGCGCGCGGGCTTCGAGGTCCGCGACGTCCATCCGACCCACTATGGCCGCATCTGCCCGATCGAGACGCCGGAAGGCCCGAACATCGGCCTGATCAACTCGCTGGCCAGCTTCAGCCGCGTCAACAAGTACGGCTTCATCGAGACGCCGTACCGCAAGGTCGTCGACAACAAGGTGACCAACGAGGTCGTCTACCTGTCGGCGATGGAGGAAGCCAAGCACACGATCGCGCAGGCCAACGCCGAGCTCGACGCCGACGGCCGCTTCGTCGAGGAGCTGGTCTCCGCCCGCCAGGCCGGCGAGTTCCTGATGGCGCTGCCCGAGCAGATCACGCTGATGGACGTGAGCCCCAAGCAGCTCGTGTCGGTCGCGGCCTCGCTGATTCCGTTCCTCGAGAACGACGACGCCAACCGCGCCCTCATGGGATCGAACATGCAGCGCCAGGCGGTGCCGCTGGTCCAGGCCGAGGCGCCGTTCGTCGGCACCGGCATGGAGGAGACGGTGGCGCGGGATTCGGGCGCGGCGATCGCGGCGAAGCGCGACGGCGTGGTCGACCAGGTCGACGCCAGCCGCATCGTCATCCGCGCGACCGGCGACGTCGAGGCGACCGAGAGCGGCGTCGACATCTACACGCTGATGAAGTTCCAGCGCTCGAACCAGTCGACCTGCATCAACCAGCGCCCGCTGGTGAAGGTGGGCGACGTGGTGCGCGCCGGCGACGTGATCGCCGACGGCCCGTCGACCGAGTTCGGCGAGCTGGCGCTCGGCCGCAACGCGCTCGTCGCGTTCATGCCGTGGAACGGCTACAATTATGAGGACTCGATCCTGATCTCCGAGCGGATCGTGAAGGACGACGTGTTCACGTCGATCCACATCGACGAGTTCGAAGTCATGGCCCGCGACACCAAGCTCGGGCCGGAGGACATCACCCGCGACATCCCGAACGTCGGCGAGGAAGCGCTGCGCAACCTCGACGAGGCGGGCATCGTCTACATCGGCGCCGAGGTCGAGCCGGGCGACATCCTGGTCGGCAAGATCACGCCGAAGGGCGAGAGCCCGATGACGCCGGAGGAGAAGCTGCTCCGCGCGATCTTCGGCGAGAAGGCGAGCGACGTGCGCGACACCTCGCTGCGGCTGCCGCCGGGCGTGTCGGGGACGATCGTCGACGTCCGTGTCTTCAACCGGCACGGCATCGACAAGGACGAGCGTGCGCTGGCGATCGAGCGCGAGGAGATCGAGCGCCTGCGCAAGGACTCGGACGACGAGCGCACCATCCTCAACCGCGCCACCTGGTCGCGGCTCAAGGAGATGCTGCTGGGCCAGACCGCGACCGCGGCGCCCAAGGGCATCAAGAAGGGCTCGGTGATCGACGAGGAGCTGCTCGACAGCGTCGACCGCCACGAGTGGTGGAAGTTCGCGGTGCAGGACGACGCGGTCCAGGCGAACCTGGAGGGCGTGAAGGGCCAGTATGACGAGGCCGTGAAGCGCATCAAGGACAAGTTCGAGGACCGCCGCGAGAAGCTGGAGCGCGGCGACGAGCTGCCGCCGGGCGTGCTCAAGATGGTCAAGGTGTTCGTCGCGGTGAAGCGCAAGCTGCAGCCGGGCGACAAGATGGCCGGCCGCCACGGCAACAAGGGCGTCATCAGCCGCATCCTGCCGCAGGAGGACATGCCGTTCCTCGAGGACGGTACGCCGGTCGACCTGGTGCTCAACCCGCTGGGCGTGCCGTCGCGCATGAACGTCGGGCAGATCTTCGAGACCCACCTCGGCTGGGCCGCGCGCAACCTGGGTCAGCAGATCCACCGCGCGCTCGAGGATTGGCGCGAGGCCAATCCCGACGCCAAGGGTGGCGAGATGCCCGAGGCGGTCAAGACGCGGCTGCTCGAGGTCTATGGCGAGCATTACGCCGACGACATCCAGCGGCGCGACGCCAGCCAGATCGTCGAGCTGGCCGAGAACCTCAAGACCGGCGTTCCGCTCGGCACCCCGGTGTTCGACGGCGCGCGCGAGAAGGACGTGTCGGACATGCTGGCGCTCGCCGGCCTCGACACCTCGGGCCAGTCGACGCTGTTCGATGGCCGCACCGGCGAGGCGTTCGACCGCAAGGTGACCGTGGGCATCATCTACATGCTGAAGCTCCACCACCTGGTCGACGACAAGATCCACGCGCGCTCGATCGGCCCCTACTCGCTCGTCACCCAGCAGCCGCTGGGCGGCAAGGCGCAGTTCGGCGGCCAGCGCTTCGGCGAGATGGAGGTGTGGGCGCTGCAGGCTTACGGCGCGGCGTACACGCTCCAGGAGAT